A section of the Portunus trituberculatus isolate SZX2019 chromosome 20, ASM1759143v1, whole genome shotgun sequence genome encodes:
- the LOC123506677 gene encoding toll-like receptor Tollo: MMVWRGARRAARVEWQRVVVILVVAMVTVAVAGDSPSPLFSASSSSSSSSSFSSPSLHEDAAHNATIKTPPKCHWTSPQVLECQVRILDDTLGRQVVKGHWETLNHSRGQEVVPRSPWHSGGDPRHARELTVECSRVHYFQSLLTTRTFQGVEGVEVLRIHRCKIDSLLPGSLEGLTRLRVLEVATHNEDWAALALEMVEGSLPPTLERASLAHNNIWTLPPRALCGPAALHHLNLSFNRLQDVLELGFSDQPLDTRALNVSNTTFSMHSGFSAVEEEVGGDGCGHALQELILDHNDLVRLPPGSFRTLGGLRELHLRNNDIRLIASEAFRGMAALQVLYLSNNHIIALQNGTFSENRVLERIHLNNNSLTALSPGVFRGLLELQVLNLSDNNLYLDSSHDDLLRGLRRLVILDLSRNALTTITQHLFRDLTSLQRLDLSHNTIQNLEDDSFTSLSNLYAIDLSHNLILSLGEGSLRGLVGLSLLHLINNSLIELHPHTFRHSSNLKEVFLADNHLQVIPTALENLSFIKVLDVSRNEIASFQPFMFGGLSNLEILNVSYNKMNGISEGALAGLVSLQVLDLRDNQMRTVSEGSFKGIPRVRTLTLMRNELSDINGVFAGLEHLRTLDLSHNNIKMFDYAFIPRQLQTLDLSHNRIEQLGNFFKVHNVLTLEVLDASHNAIRKLTEVSLPNTIRRVVLHHNNISRVLPNTFGDKAGVHDIDLRVNVIQRLNPKSISVRGTVGHPTNARVLLAGNPLVCDCEMEWLHGSSDTAITTPEPTEVTYLQPRIDDLVHVTCTLLHSRGGPSVMTRVLDTSRENYLCPYATHCFALCHCCDFIACDCQMKCPDACSCFRDDTWSMNLVDCSGGRLDRLPDRIPMDATVVLLDGNNLQVLHAHHFIGRHSIQQLFLNNSQIQTLQNRTFHGLISLHILHLQDNMIVHLNGFEFFGLQRLKELYLQNNRLSFVNNATFLSLKSLEVLRLDNNFLIDFPVWLLAHNHHLTTVSLANNPWDCDCRFVELLRQWREEKPGQLLAPEEVFCLYGDSGMVGPNIVLPEYSCVKSQQRVTQYQFGQRQLPFLAGGLCGGVALISALVVVAMLVARRKAAAANKLGINSPPSYCQEEDGKVFDAYISYSTFDASFVRDVIATKLENNCPSYKLCLHSRDFSENSRLSEFITQSLNFSRRTIIVLSKNYVDHEWKNSTFKKAHVDGLRDNDMNLIAVYYDNVSYSAFDADLKAVVRRCSKLRWGDKHFWRKLVELMPQRQTYTGLPVYMSDNSYKSATLPAVVPPTTLPLPSSSSVLTSTTGLTTPSEVDRRTSYLTEPPATYKAPPPPRPCCSPPTCDYIVMQGRDCRDPHCTCRRHSHAAYTFIDGDSSSLHTYTSLEPFTGPSPHHMPVPAPAPPTSTPNHVPRPPSASSDHYSAIDAPLRRSGRASKRKKKRPQSQTYSPPSTEDVAENYVKEAVPEQPPMGTGTFRRTKSLRVKRAAAERHSDYSTDHSSDRSSGRSFDHSVTSGAAAAAAAAGFDPHSALYTGLADSPPDPNLNSEECFV; the protein is encoded by the coding sequence GGCGTGGAAGGCGTGGAGGTGCTGAGGATCCACCGTTGCAAGATTGACAGTCTGCTGCCGGGGTCGCTGGAGGGCTTGACTCGCCTGCGGGTGCTGGAGGTGGCCACCCACAACGAGGACTGGGCGGCGCTGGCCCTGGAGATGGTGGAGGGGTCGCTGCCCCCCACCCTGGAGCGCGCCTCCCTCGCCCACAACAACATCTGGACGCTGCCTCCCCGCGCCCTCTGTGGCCCCGCCGCCCTCCACCACCTTAACCTGTCCTTCAACAGACTGCAGGACGTGTTGGAGCTGGGATTCTCCGACCAGCCGTTGGACACACGCGCCCTTAACGTCTCCAACACCACCTTCAGCATGCATTCGGGGTTTTCTGCTGTCGAGGAGGAAGTTGGCGGGGACGGGTGTGGCCACGCCCTGCAGGAGCTGATCCTCGATCACAATGACCTTGTAAGGCTTCCCCCGGGGAGCTTTCGTACCCTGGGTGGCCTCAGGGAACTCCACCTCCGAAATAATGATATCAGGCTCATAGCGAGTGAAGCCTTCCGGGGCATGGCAGCCTTACAAGTCCTTTATCTCTCCAATAATCATATAATCGCTCTCCAGAATGGAACCTTTTCCGAGAACAGGGTGTTAGAGAGGATCCACCTCAACAATAACTCCCTGACGGCTCTGAGTCCGGGGGTTTTCCGGGGTCTGTTGGAGCTGCAGGTGCTGAACCTTTCCGATAATAACCTTTACTTGGACTCGAGCCACGACGACCTGCTGCGTGGCCTGCGGCGACTCGTCATCCTTGACTTGTCTCGTAACGCCCTGACCACCATCACGCAGCATCTGTTCCGTGACCTCACTTCTCTACAGCGCCTCGATCTCTCCCACAACACCATCCAAAATCTCGAGGACGACAGCTTCACCTCCCTCTCCAACCTGTACGCTATCGACCTCTCCCACAACCTGATCCTGAGCCTCGGGGAGGGCAGCCTTCGGGGTCTGGTGGGCCTCAGTCTCCTACACCTCATCAATAACTCCTTGATAGAGCTTCATCCCCACACTTTCCGTCACAGCTCCAACCTGAAGGAGGTGTTTCTTGCAGACAACCACCTACAAGTTATCCCGACGGCGCTGGAGAACCTCTCGTTTATAAAGGTTCTGGACGTGAGCAGGAATGAAATCGCCAGCTTTCAGCCCTTCATGTTCGGCGGCCTGAGCAACCTGGAGATTCTGAACGTGAGTTACAACAAAATGAATGGCATCTCGGAGGGCGCGCTTGCAGGCCTCGTCTCGCTCCAGGTCCTGGATTTGCGGGACAATCAGATGAGGACGGTGAGTGAAGGGTCATTCAAGGGGATCCCGCGCGTGAGGACGCTGACGCTGATGAGAAACGAACTCAGCGACATAAACGGAGTCTTCGCGGGGCTGGAGCACCTCAGGACGTTAGATTTGTCTCACAACAACATTAAGATGTTTGACTACGCCTTCATCCCCCGCCAGCTGCAGACCCTCGACCTGAGTCACAACAGGATTGAGCAGCTTGGAAACTTCTTCAAGGTGCACAACGTCCTCACCCTGGAGGTCCTGGACGCCAGCCACAACGCCATCAGGAAACTTACAGAGGTGTCTCTCCCCAACACCATCCGAAGGGTCGTGCTGCACCACAACAACATCAGCCGCGTGCTGCCCAACACCTTCGGGGACAAGGCCGGCGTGCACGACATTGATCTGCGGGTGAATGTTATCCAGAGACTCAATCCGAAGTCGATTAGTGTCCGAGGCACCGTCGGTCATCCCACCAACGCTCGGGTCTTGCTTGCAGGGAACCCGCTGGTGTGTGACTGTGAGATGGAGTGGCTGCACGGCTCCTCggacactgccatcaccacgcCGGAGCCCACCGAGGTCACTTATCTACAGCCTCGCATTGACGACCTCGTTCACGTCACCTGCACCCTCCTGCACTCCCGCGGCGGCCCATCAGTGATGACCCGTGTCCTCGACACCTCCCGTGAGAACTACCTGTGTCCCTACGCCACCCACTGCTTTGCGCTGTGTCACTGCTGTGACTTCATCGCCTGTGACTGCCAGATGAAGTGCCCGGACGCCTGTTCTTGTTTCCGTGACGACACTTGGTCCATGAACCTCGTAGACTGTTCCGGCGGCCGCCTGGATCGCCTCCCGGACCGCATCCCCATGGACGCCACCGTGGTGCTGCTGGATGGCAACAATCTGCAGGTGCTGCACGCCCACCACTTCATCGGCCGCCACAGCATCCAGCAGCTCTTCCTTAACAACTCACAGATTCAGACTCTTCAGAACCGCACTTTCCATGGCCTCATTTCTCTCCACATTCTTCATCTGCAGGACAACATGATCGTTCACCTCAATGGGTTCGAGTTTTTTGGTCTGCAGCGTCTGAAGGAACTCTACCTTCAAAACAACCGCCTTTCTTTTGTTAATAACGCAACTTTTCTCAGCCTCAAGAGTCTGGAAGTCCTGCGGCTGGACAATAACTTCCTCATAGACTTCCCCGTGTGGCTCCTtgctcacaaccaccacctcaccaccgtCTCTCTGGCCAACAACCCCTGGGACTGTGACTGTCGTTTCGTGGAGTTGCTCAGGCAGTGGCGTGAAGAGAAGCCTGGACAGCTGCTTGCCCCCGAGGAAGTGTTTTGTCTGTACGGGGACTCCGGCATGGTGGGGCCCAACATAGTGCTGCCTGAGTATTCGTGTGTCAAGAGTCAGCAGAGGGTCACTCAATATCAATTTGGACAGAGGCAGCTGCCCTTTCTGGCGGGCGGCCTGTGTGGCGGCGTGGCGCTCATCAGTGCCCTGGTGGTCGTGGCCATGCTGGTGGCTCGCAGGAAGGCGGCTGCTGCCAACAAGCTGGGGATTAACAGCCCGCCATCGTATTGTCAGGAGGAAGACGGCAAGGTATTTGATGCCTACATTAGCTACAGCACCTTCGATGCCTCCTTCGTGCGTGATGTCATTGCCACCAAACTGGAGAACAATTGCCCAAGTTATAAGCTTTGTCTTCACTCTCGTGACTTCAGCGAGAATAGTCGCCTCTCTGAGTTCATAACACAGTCACTCAACTTCAGCAGACGGACCATCATCGTACTCTCCAAGAACTATGTGGATCACGAGTGGAAAAACTCCACTTTTAAGAAGGCGCACGTGGACGGTCTGCGTGATAACGACATGAACCTTATCGCTGTGTACTACGACAATGTGTCCTACTCGGCCTTCGACGCGGACTTGAAGGCGGTGGTGCGGCGGTGCTCCAAGCTGCGGTGGGGCGACAAGCACTTTTGGAGGAAACTGGTGGAGCTGATGCCGCAGCGGCAGACCTACACCGGCCTGCCTGTCTACATGTCTGATAACTCTTACAAGTCGGCCACGCTTCCAGCCGTCGTGCCACCGACGACCCTGccgctcccctcctcctcctccgtcctcacctccaccacaggCCTCACCACGCCCTCCGAGGTTGACCGCAGAACCTCCTATTTGACAGAGCCTCCGGCTACCTATAAggctccgccgccgccgcgcccCTGCTGCTCCCCGCCAACGTGTGACTACATCGTGATGCAGGGCCGAGACTGTAGGGACCCTCACTGCACGTGTCGCCGTCACTCGCACGCCGCTTACACCTTCATCGATGGCGACAGTTCTTCCCTGCACACCTACACCTCCCTGGAGCCCTTCACCGGTCCCAGTCCCCACCACATGCCGGTCCCTGCCCCTGCGCCCCCTACCTCCACCCCTAATCATGTGCCCCGCCCGCCCTCCGCCAGTAGTGATCATTACAGCGCTATCGACGCTCCGCTGAGGAGGAGTGGCCGGGCTAGCAAGCGCAAGAAAAAGCGACCCCAGAGCCAGACTTACTCTCCGCCCTCTACAGAGGATGTCGCCGAAAACTACGTCAAGGAAGCTGTGCCCGAGCAGCCTCCCATGGGCACTGGCACCTTCAGGCGAACCAAGAGCCTCAGAGTGAAGCGTGCCGCGGCCGAGAGACACAGCGACTACTCCACAGACCACTCCAGCGACCGTTCCAGTGGCAGATCCTTTGATCACTCCGTGActtcaggagcagcagcagcagcagcagcagcaggatttGATCCCCACAGTGCCCTTTACACGGGTCTTGCCGACTCTCCGCCCGACCCCAATCTGAACTCCGAGGAATGCTTTGTTTAG